The following are encoded in a window of Phragmites australis chromosome 22, lpPhrAust1.1, whole genome shotgun sequence genomic DNA:
- the LOC133904331 gene encoding cytochrome P450 81Q32-like isoform X1, whose protein sequence is MIVSIKTKIQEALNSIIRASIHLMKTMEISLSPSLLLASLVLLLFTWLHMRSASPRKNTNGHGRRISSPPSRPVVGHLHLLKKPLHHSLAALARRYGGGSGLLLLRFGAQPVLLVSSPAVADECFTVHDVALADRPRLFSRRLLTDDCPSIANARYGPLWRQLRRLATVHALCAHRLAATAATRDAEASAVAAKLWRAGPGAVSVKATAYEFVVNVIMAMVAGERMPEEQVLRFKEITEAAFAAAGAANRQDFLPVLRLLDFGRTAKRLTSLAKARHQFGQSLVDEYRRRHPRGCATEETPRTVIGDLLRQQQQSPQSLDDVVIRTVCLSLLQAGTDTSSSTIEWAMALLLNNPAVLKKATAELDSVVGTSRLLRESDLAGLPYLRCVIAETLRLKPLAPHLVPHEASRDCVIAGHAVARGTMVLVDVYSMQRDPDMWEDPEEFTPERFMDAPAKRQWTMPFGMGRRKCPGEGLALRTVGMALGVMLQCFEWQRVGEEEVDMSEGSGLSMPMAEPLVAVCRPRSEMKSVLETL, encoded by the exons ATGATCGTCAGCATAAAGACTAAGATCCAAGAGGCTCTGAACTCCATCATCAGAGCGAGCATACACCTGATGAAAACCATGGAGATTTCACTCTCACCAAGCTTGCTCTTAGCCTCACTTGTTCTCCTCCTCTTCACATGGCTACACATGCGCTCGGCTTCACCTCGCAAGAACACTAATGGCCACGGCCGGCGCATCTCGAGCCCGCCTTCGCGCCCCGTCGTCGGCCACCTACACCTCCTCAAGAAGCCGTTGCACCACTCCCTCGCCGCGCTAGCCAGGCGCTACGGCGGCGGTTCCGGCCTCCTACTCCTCCGGTTCGGCGCCCAGCCGGTCCTCCTCGTCTCCTCCCCGGCCGTCGCCGACGAGTGCTTCACCGTCCACGACGTCGCGCTCGCCGACCGCCCGAGGCTCTTTTCGCGGCGGCTGCTCACCGACGACTGCCCCTCCATCGCCAACGCCAGATACGGCCCGCTCTGGAGACAGCTCCGCCGCCTCGCCACCGTGCACGCGCTCTGCGCCCATCGCctggccgccaccgccgccacgcgCGACGCCGAGGCGAGCGCCGTGGCGGCGAAGCTCTGGCGCGCCGGGCCAGGAGCGGTCTCCGTGAAGGCGACGGCCTACGAGTTCGTGGTCAACGTCATCATGGCCATGGTCGCCGGCGAGCGCATGCCGGAGGAGCAG GTGCTCCGATTCAAGGAGATCACAGAGGCGGCGTtcgcggcggcgggggcagcGAACCGGCAAGACTTCTTGCCGGTTCTGCGGCTGCTGGACTTCGGGAGAACGGCGAAGAGGCTCACCAGCCTCGCCAAGGCTCGCCACCAGTTCGGCCAGAGCCTAGTCGACGAGTACAGGCGTCGTCACCCTCGCGGGTGCGCCACCGAGGAGACGCCGAGGACGGTGATCGGCGACCTGctccggcagcagcagcagtcgccGCAGTCGCTCGACGACGTGGTCATCCGCACCGTCTGCCTG AGCTTGCTGCAAGCCGGGACGGACACTTCATCCAGCACGATCGAGTGGGCGATGGCTCTCCTGCTCAACAACCCTGCCGTGCTCAAGAAAGCAACAGCCGAGCTCGACTCCGTCGTGGGCACGTCCCGGCTGCTGCGGGAATCCGACCTCGCCGGCCTCCCCTACCTCCGGTGCGTCATCGCCGAGACCCTCCGGCTGAAACCTCTCGCCCCGCACCTCGTCCCCCACGAGGCGTCGCGCGACTGCGTCATCGCCGGCCACGCCGTCGCGCGCGGGACGATGGTGCTGGTCGACGTGTACTCCATGCAGCGGGACCCTGACATGTGGGAGGACCCGGAGGAGTTCACGCCGGAGAGGTTCATGGACGCGCCGGCCAAGAGGCAGTGGACGATGCCGTTTGGGATGGGGCGGCGGAAGTGCCCCGGCGAGGGGCTGGCCTTGAGGACGGTGGGGATGGCGCTGGGGGTCATGCTGCAGTGCTTCGAGTGGCAGCGGGTTGGAGAGGAAGAAGTGGACATGAGTGAGGGGTCTGGGCTCAGCATGCCCATGGCTGAGCCTCTTGTGGCCGTGTGCCGACCACGTTCAGAGATGAAGTCGGTGCTCGAGACTCTCTAG
- the LOC133904331 gene encoding uncharacterized protein LOC133904331 isoform X2, with protein sequence MIVSIKTKIQEALNSIIRASIHLMKTMEISLSPSLLLASLVLLLFTWLHMRSASPRKNTNGHGRRISSPPSRPVVGHLHLLKKPLHHSLAALARRYGGGSGLLLLRFGAQPVLLVSSPAVADECFTVHDVALADRPRLFSRRLLTDDCPSIANARYGPLWRQLRRLATVHALCAHRLAATAATRDAEASAVAAKLWRAGPGAVSVKATAYEFVVNVIMAMVAGERMPEEQVRAPIQGDHRGGVRGGGGSEPARLLAGSAAAGLRENGEEAHQPRQGSPPVRPEPSRRVQASSPSRVRHRGDAEDGDRRPAPAAAAVAAVARRRGHPHRLPELAASRDGHFIQHDRVGDGSPAQQPCRAQESNSRARLRRGHVPAAAGIRPRRPPLPPVRHRRDPPAETSRPAPRPPRGVARLRHRRPRRRARDDGAGRRVLHAAGP encoded by the exons ATGATCGTCAGCATAAAGACTAAGATCCAAGAGGCTCTGAACTCCATCATCAGAGCGAGCATACACCTGATGAAAACCATGGAGATTTCACTCTCACCAAGCTTGCTCTTAGCCTCACTTGTTCTCCTCCTCTTCACATGGCTACACATGCGCTCGGCTTCACCTCGCAAGAACACTAATGGCCACGGCCGGCGCATCTCGAGCCCGCCTTCGCGCCCCGTCGTCGGCCACCTACACCTCCTCAAGAAGCCGTTGCACCACTCCCTCGCCGCGCTAGCCAGGCGCTACGGCGGCGGTTCCGGCCTCCTACTCCTCCGGTTCGGCGCCCAGCCGGTCCTCCTCGTCTCCTCCCCGGCCGTCGCCGACGAGTGCTTCACCGTCCACGACGTCGCGCTCGCCGACCGCCCGAGGCTCTTTTCGCGGCGGCTGCTCACCGACGACTGCCCCTCCATCGCCAACGCCAGATACGGCCCGCTCTGGAGACAGCTCCGCCGCCTCGCCACCGTGCACGCGCTCTGCGCCCATCGCctggccgccaccgccgccacgcgCGACGCCGAGGCGAGCGCCGTGGCGGCGAAGCTCTGGCGCGCCGGGCCAGGAGCGGTCTCCGTGAAGGCGACGGCCTACGAGTTCGTGGTCAACGTCATCATGGCCATGGTCGCCGGCGAGCGCATGCCGGAGGAGCAGGTAC GTGCTCCGATTCAAGGAGATCACAGAGGCGGCGTtcgcggcggcgggggcagcGAACCGGCAAGACTTCTTGCCGGTTCTGCGGCTGCTGGACTTCGGGAGAACGGCGAAGAGGCTCACCAGCCTCGCCAAGGCTCGCCACCAGTTCGGCCAGAGCCTAGTCGACGAGTACAGGCGTCGTCACCCTCGCGGGTGCGCCACCGAGGAGACGCCGAGGACGGTGATCGGCGACCTGctccggcagcagcagcagtcgccGCAGTCGCTCGACGACGTGGTCATCCGCACCGTCTGCCTG AGCTTGCTGCAAGCCGGGACGGACACTTCATCCAGCACGATCGAGTGGGCGATGGCTCTCCTGCTCAACAACCCTGCCGTGCTCAAGAAAGCAACAGCCGAGCTCGACTCCGTCGTGGGCACGTCCCGGCTGCTGCGGGAATCCGACCTCGCCGGCCTCCCCTACCTCCGGTGCGTCATCGCCGAGACCCTCCGGCTGAAACCTCTCGCCCCGCACCTCGTCCCCCACGAGGCGTCGCGCGACTGCGTCATCGCCGGCCACGCCGTCGCGCGCGGGACGATGGTGCTGGTCGACGTGTACTCCATGCAGCGGGACCCTGA
- the LOC133904829 gene encoding CSC1-like protein HYP1, whose protein sequence is MILSALATSVGLNLALTVLLAGAYSLLRRRPPYVEVYSPRRPHAPLEPWLPAAWRRSEEDIHVAAGLDGVVFVRIFVFSIRVFAAAAVLGVGVLLPVNFLGDQLREIDFSDLPNKSIDLFSVSNVQDGSNKLWLHFSAVYIITGIACYLLYHEYKYISGKRLEYFMTSMPLPQHFTVLVRAIPVSDGVSVGDAVGKFFKEYHSSTYLSHTVVHQTGKLRRLLNDAENIYAKLTDLKYVRRSFGDPPRKFLGLFGGNDLHGKYQKRLEELEENVRMEQSDATRRQEIPAAFVSFKSRYGAANAVYIRQSDNPTEWQTEHAPDPHDVYWPFFSTSFMERWISKFVVFVASILLILVFLLVVAFVQGLTYLEQLEKWLPFLRNILEIAVVSQLVTGYLPSVILHFLSSYVPSIMKLFSTMQGFVSISGIERSACSKMLRFTIWTVFFANVLTGSVLGQLEIFLNPKEIPSRLAVVVPAQASFFIAYVVTSWTSITSELTQTTALFCHLWGKCAKCCKRDDSKAPSMTYHSEIPRILLFGLLGLTYFIVAPLILPFVLVYFCLGYFIFRNQLFNVYSPKYDTGGRFWPVVHNTTIFSLVVLHIITIGVFGLKKLPLASSLLVPLPILTLLFNEFCRNRFLPIFRAYSTESLIKKDREEQSKPEMAEFFSNLVTVYCDPALKPIQRSSNSDERTAPLLSSA, encoded by the exons ATGATCCTGTCGGCGCTGGCGACGTCGGTGGGGCTCAACCTGGCCCTCACCGTGCTCCTCGCCGGGGCCTACTCGCTGCTACGCCGCCGCCCACCGTACGTCGAGGTCTactccccgcgccggccccaCGCGCCGCTCGAGCCATGGCTGCCCGCGGCGTGGCGCCGCTCCGAGGAGGACATCCACGTCGCTGCGGGGCTCGACGGCGTCGTCTTCGTCCGCATCTTCGTCTTCAG CATCAGGGTCTTCGCGGCGGCCGCGGTGCTCGGGGTCGGGGTGCTTCTGCCGGTGAACTTCCTGGGGGACCAGCTGCGGGAGATCGACTTCTCCGACCTGCCCAATAAGTCCATCGATCTGTTCAGCGTCTCCAACGTCCAGGACGGGTCCAACAA ATTGTGGCTTCATTTTTCTGCTGTGTATATCATAACTGGAATTGCATGCTACCTACTGTATCAC GAGTACAAATATATCTCTGGCAAGAGGCTCGAGTATTTTATGACTTCAATGCCATTACCTCAGCATTTCACAGTTCTTGTTCGAGCTATTCCAGTATCTGATGGTGTTTCAGTGGGTGATGCTGTTGGCAAGTTCTTCAAAGAGTATCATTCTTCCACCTACTTGTCACACACAGTTGTTCATCAAACTGGCAAACTTCGCCGTCTTCTT AATGATGCTGAGAATATTTATGCAAAGCTTACCGACTTAAAATATGTACGACGGTCTTTTGGAGACCCTCCAAGAAAATTTCTTGGATTATTTGGCGGAAATGATCTTCATGGAAAATATCAAAAAAGGCTGGAGGAACTAGAAGAGAATGTTAGGATGGAGCAATCAGATGCTACTAGGAGACAG GAAATTCCTGCTGCTTTTGTTTCATTCAAATCTCGATATGGTGCTGCAAATGCGGTTTACATTAGGCAGTCAGACAATCCAACTGAGTGGCAAACTGAGCATGCTCCTGATCCTCATGATGTTTATTGGCCTTTCTTTTCTACATCCTTCATGGAAAGATGGATATCCAAGTTTGTAGTATTTGTAGCTTCAATTCTCCTGATACTTGTCTTTCTCCTAGTTGTGGCATTTGTTCAAGGACTCACCTATTTGGAACAACTAGAAAAATGGTTGCCTTTCCTGAGGAACATACTGGAAAT AGCTGTTGTGAGCCAACTGGTTACAGGATATCTTCCCAGTGTCATTCTTCACTTTCTTTCCTCTTATGTGCCCTCAATAATGAAGCTATTTTCGACTATGCAAGGATTTGTTTCTATTAGTGGGATTGAGAGAAGTGCTTGCAGTAAGATGCTTCGGTTTACAATATGGACTGTGTTCTTTGCAAATGTTCTCACAGGTTCAGTCTTAGGTCAATTAGAGATTTTCCTTAATCCAAAGGAAATACCTTCAAGACTTGCAGTTGTTGTACCAGCACAG GCTTCTTTCTTTATTGCATATGTGGTGACGTCATGGACAAGCATAACATCCGAACTCACTCAAACTACTGCCCTTTTCTGTCATTTGTGGGGAAAGTGTGCAAAATGTTGCAAAAGGGATGACTCCAAAGCTCCATCAATGACGTATCATAGCGAAATTCCGCGGATTCTCTTGTTTGGACTACTTGGACTCACATATTTTATTGTAGCCCCCCTGATCCTCCCATTCGTATTGGTTTACTTCTGCCTTGGCTACTTTATATTTCGTAATCAG CTTTTTAATGTATATTCGCCCAAGTATGATACTGGAGGAAGATTTTGGCCTGTCGTGCACAACACAACAATATTCTCTCTGGTGGTGCTGCATATAATTACTATAGGAGTATTTGGGTTAAAGAAACTTCCTCTCGCATCAAGTTTGCTGGTGCCTCTTCCAATCCTGACCCTTCTGTTCAATGAATTCTGCCGGAACAGATTTTTGCCTATCTTTCGAGCATACTCTACTGAG TCTTTGATAAAGAAAGATAGAGAAGAACAGAGCAAACCAGAGATGGCAGAATTCTTCAGCAATCTTGTAACAGTGTACTGTGACCCAGCGCTGAAACCTATCCAACGCTCTTCGAACTCGGATGAACGTACTGCACCGCTCTTGTCTTCTGCCTAG